TAACCCCCGAGGTTAACCGCCTTAATGACGAGATTAAAGTATTGATAGCCGAGGAGCTGCGTAAAATTGATAAGCCCCTATATTAATTAGTTATGAGTGATAAATTTATAATCCGCTTTGTGGCGGTGGTAACCATATTTGTAATTGTAGTAGTAATAGTATTAAACAGGCATATTATTCCCGGGCCGGCCGTTGCGCCTTCGTTTACGCCTTATTTGCCTATGCTTAACGCTGTTTTGAACGCCACCTGCACCCTATTGTTGCTGGCCTCGCTTTATTACATTAAGCAGGGGAATGTTGCAGTGCACAAACGCCTTAATATTATTACGTTTTGCTTGTCGTCACTTTTCCTGGTATCGTATATCCTGTTTCATTACCTGATGCGTAACGAGATTTATTATGGTGATATTGATGGAGATAGTAAACTTTCAGATGCCGAGCTTGACGCAGCGGGAGTTTTAAGAACGATATACCGCATCATATTATATCCGCACATTGTACTTGCCGCAGCGGTTTTGCCGTTAATA
The sequence above is a segment of the Mucilaginibacter celer genome. Coding sequences within it:
- a CDS encoding DUF420 domain-containing protein translates to MSDKFIIRFVAVVTIFVIVVVIVLNRHIIPGPAVAPSFTPYLPMLNAVLNATCTLLLLASLYYIKQGNVAVHKRLNIITFCLSSLFLVSYILFHYLMRNEIYYGDIDGDSKLSDAELDAAGVLRTIYRIILYPHIVLAAAVLPLILMSFHRGLQMQVEKHRKLVHWAFPIWLYVTASGVVVYLMIRPYYHF